CGGAGACATTTATTTCGCACAAATTGAGCAGTCCTAATTGCTTCATCAATGGCTTGGTATTGAGTTGTTTTCCCTTGAGCTTTAAATTCTAAAACTATCATTTGACTCGGAAAACCTCTACGTCAATTAGTTTAACGCAATTCGAGTCTAAACGGAAATCGAGACGGCGACTAAAGTCGCTTATCGACTTATCCCCATGTCTAAAGCCAGGGGCTTGCGTCTCGCTTTTCGGTCAAAAGCGACTACATCGAATCCCAAACGAGCTAATTCTTCAGCATCGTCTCCCAAACCGCAACCGATGACGAGCGCTTTTTTGCCTTCTCCCCTAAGATTGTGTAGCTCAATCCAATCAGCGAAGTTGGGATTGACGGTCATATCAGCCCACGGTACGGCTCGATCGTCCCCATTTGCACTTGCGTACAAAACGTCGAACCAACCTGTGGGGTTATCCTGCACAAAAAACTGATGAGCTAGTTGTCTTGCTTTCTGTCTGGCAGAATCTACCAAGCTGACCTCCGATCGATCGCTTTCTACATTTCGAGTGTAGCGATTAAAATTCCACGATCGTCGGTGCGTGGTCGCTGGGTTGGGTTAGCGCTCTAGGGGTAACATCAATTGTGCAAGCGATCGCGCGATCGTACAACTCTGGTGTCAAATAGTGATGGTCTATACGCCAACCCCTGTTGCCTCGAAAAGCAGCCGATCGATAGTCCCACCAACTAAAATTGCCACCTTCTTGGGTGAATTTGCGAAAAGCATCGGCTAATCCCAATTCTAAAACTGTCTGCAAAGCTTGGCGTTCTAAATCTGTCGCCATCACCATTTTTTCTCGCCCTTTTGGGTTGTGAATATCTTTATCTTCGAGGGCAATGTTGAAGTCACCGCAGACGCACATCGCGCTGGGTTGTTTTTCCAGCAGCGCTTGCAGGTACTCGCGCAACACTTTTAGCCAGCTGAGCTTGTAAACATATTTTTCGCTACCGACTTCGGAACCGTTGGGAACGTAGAGGTTGACGATCCGAACATTATCTACAACGCCAGTAATTACCCGTTTCTGTTCGTCAAATTCTGAAATACCCAAAATCGGGGCAAATCCGGCACTGACTTCTTCTAGAGGTTTGCGGCTGAGGATGGCGACACCGTTGTAGGATTTTTGTCCCCAAATGTAGAGGTGATACCCTAAATTTTCCCAGGGCGATCGCGGAAATTCTGCATCTTGCACTTTGGTTTCTTGCAAACACAAAACATCTACAGGATTTGACTGCAACCAATTGACCACCTGCTCTAGGCGGGTACGTATTGAATTAACATTCCAAGTGGCGACTTTCATTAAAAATTTGGTTTTCTGTGTTTTGAGGAAGCGCAACTTTTTTCCCACTCATCAAGGATAAGGAAACAATTGCGTTGAACAAAGCGATCGTATGAGAGCGATCGCTTGTTTTCAATTATTATATTCTGATATTAGTTCTGACTTAAAGGGGTGACCGATGGCCGCAAGCATTTTGACAGTTAGTTATGAAGATGGCAGCGTGCTTACGCTGCGAGAGCGCAAAGCTGGCGGCTTTTTCATCTACTATGAAGATAGCGAGGGCGAGTCAAGCAAACTGGTAGGTTTAGCGGAAGATATCGATATCAATCTAGCTAAATCTATCTTTTTTATGGTTGCCGATCGCTGGGGTTGGGAACGCTTTGAAGATGAGGAGGAAGAAGACGAAGAGGAACAAGACGAAGAACTTTAGTTGCCTAACTATTTTTAATTCAATTAGCAGAATTAAACGTAGGGTGGGCATTGCCCACCAAAATGCCTATCAGCTTTTCGATACGGGAATGGTGGGCATTCCCCACCCTACTATTCTCTATGCGACAAAATTGATTTTGATGCGTTGTCGCGGTCAGAAACCCGGTTTTTTAGAAAAACCGGGTTTCTCGAATTGCGGATACTAGATAGCGCAACTCAATTCTCCGGCTTTCTGAGTGAAGCGGAGATTTTCTCGATAGTCAACCGGGCAATCTATCACAGCAGGAACGTTTTGGGCAAGGGCGGTTTTCAAGATAGGAATAAAATCAGCAGTAGATTCCACTCGGTATCCTTTTAAGCCCATACTTTCGGCAAATTTGACAAAATCGGGATTACCGAATTTGACAAAAGCCGATCGACCCATTTGGTTTTCTTGCTTCCACTCGATCAAGCCATAGCCGCCATCATTGAAAATGATGGTAACAAAATTCGTGCCGACGCGCAGAGCTGTTTCCAGTTCTTGGCAATTCATCATAAATCCGCCATCACCGGTAACGGCAACTACTTGTTTTTCCGGGGCAACTAATTTAGCGGCGATCGCACCTGGAATGGCAATTCCCATCGCTGCAAAACCGTTAGAAATCAGGCAAGTATTGGGACGTTCGCAGTGATAGTGTCGCGCCATCCACATTTTATGGGCTCCGACATCGCAAATAACGATATCTTCCGATTGCATCACTTGTCGCAAGTCATAAATTAGTTTTTGCGGCTTAATGGGAAAACCAGTATCGTTAGCATATTTTTCGTAATCTGCGCGAATATCATCCCGCAATTCCAAAGCGTAGGGGTCGGGTTTACCAGTCCGATCGGCCCGTTGCAAGATTTCATCTAACGAATCGGAAATATCCCCCACAACTTCCACAAGCGGAAGATAATTGCTATCAATTTCGGCGTGACTGGTGCTAATATGAACGATTTGAATCTTGCTATCGGGATTCCACCGCTTGGGCGAATATTCGATTAAATCGTAACCGATCGCAATTACCAAATCCGTGTTATCGAAACCGCAGTTAATGTAATCGCGCAATTGCAATCCCACCGCCCACAACGCCAGCGGATGAGTATAAGGAATCACACCTTTACCCATAAAAGTATTCGCGACAGGAATATTCATTTTAGTAGCAAATTCCGTCACCGCTTGACTGGCGTTGGCGCGGATCGCACCATTTCCCACTAAAATTAACGGATTTTTGGATTGAGAAATTAGCTGTGCTGCTTGTTCGATACTGCGAAAAGAGGCAAAAGTTTTTTCCACATCGCCTTTGTTGAGAGGTTCGCCCGTTACAGGCATAGCGGCAATGTTTTCTGGCACATCGATATGCACTGCCCCCGGTTTTTCTGTTTGAGAGATTTTAAACGCTTTGCGGACAACTTCCGGTGCAATGCTGGGTCTGACAATTTGGGCATTCCATTTAGTTACCGGGGCAAACATAGCCACCAAATCCAGATATTGGTGCGATTCTTTGTGCATCCGGTCTGTTCCTACCTGGCCGGTAATTGCCACGAGAGGGGCACCATCTAGATTGGCATCGGCGACACCAGTCATCAAGTTGGTAGCACCAGGGCCTAGAGTAGAAAGGCAAACGCCCGCTTTTCCCGTTAAACGACCGTAGACATCGGCCATAAAAGCTGCACCCTGTTCGTGGCGGGTGGTAATAAATTGTATAGAAGAATGTGCGATCGCTTCCAAAACGTGCAGATTTTCTTCACCGGGTAAACCAAAAACATATTTTACCCCTTCGTTTTCCAGACACCGCACTAATAATTCCGCTGTATTCATTTCGCCCATATTATTTCACCCACACGGTTTTGATGTTGACAAACTCATGAATTCCTTGCACGCCCAGTTCTCGTCCGTATCCGGAACGTTTTATCCCGCCAAAAGGCAGACGGGGATCGGATTTGACTAGGCCGTTGATAAATACTGCACCCGCTTCTAGTTCCGAAATTAAGCGATCGCGCTCTTTCTCCACTGTAGTCCAGGCACTGGCTCCCAGTCCAAAGGGAATGGCGTTAGCGCGTGCTATTGCTTCGTCAATGTCTGCTACTCGGAATAAGAGGGCTACTGGGCCAAAAAATTCTTCGTTATCAGCTGGAGTACCGGGTGGAAAGTCTGTCAAAATTGTGGCAGGGTAGAAGTTACCCGGACGATCGGACAAGGGTTTTCCGCCAGTGAGAACTTTTGCGCCTTTGGCGATGCAGGTTTGCACTAACCCATCTAAATCTTGGACGATGCCTGGAGTTGCCAAGGGGCCAAGATCCGTTTCCGGATTCATCGGATCGCCAATTTTTAAAGCTTGAAATTTCTCTAGGAAGCGCTGTTCAAATTCGTCTGCGATCGATGAGTGCAAAATAAAGCGTTTTGCCGCTATACAAGATTGTCCGTTATTGAGCATCCGCGCCGCAACTGCTGTGGAAACTGCTGCTGACAAATCGGCACTTTCCAAAACGATAAACGGATCGCTGCCTCCCAATTCCAAGACCGTTTTTTTGATCTGCTTGCTAGCAGCGACAGCGAGAGAAATACCAGCTGCTTCGCTGCCGGTGAGAGTGGCTGCTTTAACGCGATCGTCTGCAATAATAGCTGCAACTTTATCCGACCCCACCAGCAAGGTTTGAAATACTCCCGCTGGAAATCCCGCTGCTTTGAAAATCTCCTCAATTGCCAAAGCGCATTGAGGTACGTTGGATGCGTGTTTCAATATACCCACGTTCCCGGCCATCAGCGCGGGTGCGGCAAAACGGAAAACTTGCCAGAAGGGGAAATTCCAAGGCATAACTGCTAAGATTATCCCCAACGGCTCGTATTTCACAAAGCTCGAGCTGGCATCGGTTGATGCGGGGACATCTGCTAGGAATTCCGCCGCACGTTCGGCGTAGTAACGGCATACTAAGGCGCATTTGTCAACTTCCGCGATCGCACCTTTAATCGGTTTGCCCATTTCCAAAGTCATGATTTTGGCAAAACGATCGCGATCTCGCTCCAAAATTCTAGCAGCTTCGTTCATCCACTCGGCTCTTTGGGCAAAAGGGGTGTTGCGATATTCCACAAACGCCTTTTGTGCCAGATCCAGTTTCCCTTCTATTTCCGCTTCCGTCAGGGGTGTGAAGGTTTGAAGCGTTTCTCCCGTAGCTGGGTTTATGGTGGCAATAGCCATTGTTTCGGTATCTCCAATTCCACTGATAAATTAGGGTAGTCCTGAGACTTTCTGCATCTCTTGCCGAGCTACCCGCGTTACTATGTCGGTTTTAGATTTTCATTTAAAATCTAAGATTCCACGATCCCCGTCTATATATTATTCTTTCACACAGATTGGCAGCCGTATGTGTAGAAATGCTGCGCTTTTAGTTTGTATTGTGTCGCACTGGTAAATTTTAATAAAGAATTAAGTATTTTCGATATTTGTGTTAACCTAACTTACAGGTAGGTGATGCCACCCTTAGAGGTGAGCCCCACTTACCCGGTTTGACCAAAGACAACCAAAAATTGTCAAATGGATGCGAGCCAGTCCATTGCAAGCGCCACTCTCTTCCTATAGCTCTGAGTTTAGCCCCGATTTGGGAAGTTTTGATAGTGCCGCTTAGGGAATGCCTCGTCCACTCTTTTTCAGACTGCAATTTCTCTAATCTACAGTTTCCGCTGAAAACAGAGCGTGGATGATATGCAATTTTCCTCGAAACATACCGCACCGT
The nucleotide sequence above comes from Aerosakkonema funiforme FACHB-1375. Encoded proteins:
- a CDS encoding class I SAM-dependent methyltransferase, whose product is MVDSARQKARQLAHQFFVQDNPTGWFDVLYASANGDDRAVPWADMTVNPNFADWIELHNLRGEGKKALVIGCGLGDDAEELARLGFDVVAFDRKARRKPLALDMGISR
- the xth gene encoding exodeoxyribonuclease III, with product MKVATWNVNSIRTRLEQVVNWLQSNPVDVLCLQETKVQDAEFPRSPWENLGYHLYIWGQKSYNGVAILSRKPLEEVSAGFAPILGISEFDEQKRVITGVVDNVRIVNLYVPNGSEVGSEKYVYKLSWLKVLREYLQALLEKQPSAMCVCGDFNIALEDKDIHNPKGREKMVMATDLERQALQTVLELGLADAFRKFTQEGGNFSWWDYRSAAFRGNRGWRIDHHYLTPELYDRAIACTIDVTPRALTQPSDHAPTIVEF
- a CDS encoding acetolactate synthase large subunit, with translation MNTAELLVRCLENEGVKYVFGLPGEENLHVLEAIAHSSIQFITTRHEQGAAFMADVYGRLTGKAGVCLSTLGPGATNLMTGVADANLDGAPLVAITGQVGTDRMHKESHQYLDLVAMFAPVTKWNAQIVRPSIAPEVVRKAFKISQTEKPGAVHIDVPENIAAMPVTGEPLNKGDVEKTFASFRSIEQAAQLISQSKNPLILVGNGAIRANASQAVTEFATKMNIPVANTFMGKGVIPYTHPLALWAVGLQLRDYINCGFDNTDLVIAIGYDLIEYSPKRWNPDSKIQIVHISTSHAEIDSNYLPLVEVVGDISDSLDEILQRADRTGKPDPYALELRDDIRADYEKYANDTGFPIKPQKLIYDLRQVMQSEDIVICDVGAHKMWMARHYHCERPNTCLISNGFAAMGIAIPGAIAAKLVAPEKQVVAVTGDGGFMMNCQELETALRVGTNFVTIIFNDGGYGLIEWKQENQMGRSAFVKFGNPDFVKFAESMGLKGYRVESTADFIPILKTALAQNVPAVIDCPVDYRENLRFTQKAGELSCAI
- a CDS encoding NAD-dependent succinate-semialdehyde dehydrogenase, translated to MAIATINPATGETLQTFTPLTEAEIEGKLDLAQKAFVEYRNTPFAQRAEWMNEAARILERDRDRFAKIMTLEMGKPIKGAIAEVDKCALVCRYYAERAAEFLADVPASTDASSSFVKYEPLGIILAVMPWNFPFWQVFRFAAPALMAGNVGILKHASNVPQCALAIEEIFKAAGFPAGVFQTLLVGSDKVAAIIADDRVKAATLTGSEAAGISLAVAASKQIKKTVLELGGSDPFIVLESADLSAAVSTAVAARMLNNGQSCIAAKRFILHSSIADEFEQRFLEKFQALKIGDPMNPETDLGPLATPGIVQDLDGLVQTCIAKGAKVLTGGKPLSDRPGNFYPATILTDFPPGTPADNEEFFGPVALLFRVADIDEAIARANAIPFGLGASAWTTVEKERDRLISELEAGAVFINGLVKSDPRLPFGGIKRSGYGRELGVQGIHEFVNIKTVWVK